A stretch of Camelina sativa cultivar DH55 chromosome 18, Cs, whole genome shotgun sequence DNA encodes these proteins:
- the LOC104762810 gene encoding scarecrow-like protein 32 — protein sequence MNTTRILNPTRPLWPGFSSSKSLCADANCMEQLLLHCANAIESNDATLAQQIIWVLNNLASPDGDSTQRLAFSFLRALMSRAASKIPAFAFLSVAATAASFSRKTLHRFSVIELAEFVDLSPWHRFGFIAANAAILDAVEGYSSIHIVDLSLTHCMQMPTLIDSMANKLHKQPLPLLKLTVIASDDESHPPPLLGISYEELGSKLVNFATTRNIAMEFRIISSSYSDGLSSLIEQLRNDPFVFNEALVVNCHMMLHYIPEETLTSNPTRSVFLKELRDLNPTIVTLIDEDADFTSTNLISRLRSLYNYMWIPYDTADMFWTRGSEQRQWYEADVSWKIDNVIAKEGAERVERLEPKSRWFERMREAKFAGVGFGEVVATEAKTMLEEHATGWGMKRDVDEDDDVERFVLTWKGHSVVFASAWAPINGVADLT from the exons ATGAATACGACCCGGATTCTAAACCCGACCCGACCCCTTTGGCCCggtttctcttcttccaaaTCTCTCTGCGCCGATGCCAACTGCATGGAGCAGCTTCTTCTCCACTGCGCAAACGCCATCGAATCAAACGACGCCACGTTGGCTCAACAGATCATTTGGGTCCTCAACAACCTCGCTTCACCAGACGGAGACTCTACTCAGAGACTCGCTTTCTCCTTCCTCCGCGCGTTGATGTCACGCGCCGCCTCCAAAATCCCGGCGTTCGCTTTTCTTTCAGTCGCTGCTACCGCTGCTTCCTTCTCCCGGAAAACGCTTCACCGCTTCTCCGTCATAGAGCTAGCGGAGTTCGTAGACCTATCTCCGTGGCACCGTTTCGGGTTCATAGCCGCGAACGCTGCAATCCTCGACGCCGTCGAAGGTTACTCTTCCATTCACATCGTTGACTTAAGTTTGACTCACTGCATGCAAATGCCTACTCTTATAGACTCCATGGCAAACAAACTCCACAAACAACCCCTTCCACTTCTCAAACTCACCGTCATCGCTTCCGACGACGAATCTCATCCGCCTCCATTGCTCGGGATCTCATACGAGGAGCTTGGTTCGAAGCTAGTAAACTTTGCGACCACACGTAACATAGCAATGGAGTTTAgaatcatttcttcttcttactccgACGGTCTCTCCTCCCTTATCGAACAACTACGAAACGACCCTTTCGTCTTTAATGAAGCTCTCGTTGTTAACTGCCACATGATGCTTCATTACATTCCCGAAGAAACCTTAACTTCGAATCCTACCCGATCAGTTTTCTTGAAAGAGCTTCGAGACCTAAACCCTACGATCGTAACCCTAATCGATGAAGACGCGGATTTCACCTCCACTAATCTTATCTCCAG GTTAAGGTCTCTCTACAACTACATGTGGATTCCTTACGACACAGCCGACATGTTTTGGACACGTGGCAGCGAGCAAAGACAGTGGTACGAGGCGGATGTAAGTTGGAAGATAGATAACGTGATAGCCAAGGAAGGTGCGGAGAGAGTGGAGAGATTGGAGCCCAAGAGCCGGTGGTTCGAGCGGATGAGGGAAGCTAAGTTTGCGGGAGTTGGGTTCGGCGAGGTGGTGGCTACGGAGGCTAAAACAATGCTGGAGGAACACGCCACCGGTTGGGGAATGAAGAGAGATGTTGACGAAGATGATGACGTGGAACGTTTTGTGCTGACGTGGAAGGGACACAGTGTTGTGTTTGCCTCGGCTTGGGCACCAATTAATGGCGTTGCTGATCTTACATAG
- the LOC104762808 gene encoding LOB domain-containing protein 37 — protein MSCNGCRVLRKGCSENCILRPCIQWIETADAQGHATVFVAKFFGRAGLMSFISAVPDSQRPALFQSLLYEACGRTVNPVNGAIGMLWTGNWNICQAAVETVLRGGSLRPIPELLTHGGGFAGFPSPTSEEASEICTEMLNLQQNNNDSTDRNIYHHSRFSSSRSRSTMDSSSPPRKRKRVTTSEQQPSSELDLSLIPKSTTPSSTRRRSVTPSMNSEDSVTTTTTASFCDKGDVLYGGNGGGETSKLLNLFV, from the exons atgagctgCAATGGTTGCCGTGTTCTCCGGAAAGGTTGCAGCGAGAACTGTATCCTCCGACCATGTATTCAATGGATTGAAACCGCCGATGCTCAAGGCCACGCCACCGTCTTCGTCGCTAAATTCTTCGGTCGTGCTGGTCTCATGTCCTTTATCTCCGCCGTACCGGATTCTCAACGTCCTG CTTTGTTTCAGTCTTTGTTATACGAAGCTTGTGGAAGAACAGTGAATCCAGTAAACGGAGCAATCGGAATGTTATGGACTGGAAACTGGAATATTTGCCAAGCCGCGGTTGAAACGGTGCTTCGCGGCGGTTCTTTGAGACCTATCCCGGAGCTTCTCACTCACGGCGGCGGTTTCGCTGGGTTTCCATCTCCTACATCTGAAGAAGCTTCTGAGATCTGCACTGAGATGTTGAATCTTCAGCAGAATAATAATGATTCAACCGATCGTAACATCTACCATCACTCTCGGTTCTCCAGCTCTAGATCTAGATCTaccatggattcttcttctcctccgagGAAACGTAAGCGGGTAACAACATCAGAACAACAACCATCTTCGGAGCTTGATCTATCTCTGATCCCTAAATCAACAACGCCTTCTTCTACACGGCGGCGATCAGTAACACCGTCGATGAACTCGGAGGACTCTGTTACGACCACCACTACGGCGTCGTTTTGTGACAAGGGTGATGTGTTGTACGGAGGAAACGGAGGAGGTGAAACGAGCAAGCTGCTTAacctttttgtttaa
- the LOC104762811 gene encoding uncharacterized protein LOC104762811, translating to MPTSQHHVVRTDISELKSQIEKKIGRVKTETYLNLLSKFLTLKISKSDFDKLIVATVKKENVSLHNALLRGILRNVCLSKTPPLIKNGIEKKKPLHGFQSLCKDLPKSPRKGRTRRRFKDGNNVISKGKSQITEVVSSSGRQQWSMEDGEEVDQLIRCWRSQPIEPPLGVNFRDVIKKQHCIGTCCYSSGELPDSVSLKKKLEDGLGIMEEGLEVSVGFSNLLNAGLDVFLKRLIKPCLELAASRSRSSQGEVYSSAFSLVDLQVAMELNPSLLGEDWPEKLEKIRFVKPDLPADSDRLLTL from the coding sequence ATGCCAACGAGTCAGCATCATGTCGTTAGAACAGACATTTCGGAGTTAAAATCTCAgattgagaagaagattggTCGGGTCAAAACTGAGACTTACCTTAATCTCTTGTCGAAGTTCTTGACTTTGAAGATCAGCAAATCTGATTTCGATAAGCTTATCGTTGCGAcggtgaagaaggagaatgTAAGTCTACACAACGCTTTGCTGAGAGGGATTCTTAGGAATGTTTGTTTGTCAAAGACACCTCCGTTGATAAAGAATggtatagagaagaagaagccattacATGGTTTCCAATCTTTGTGCAAAGACCTTCCTAAATCGCCTCGTAAAGGAAGGACTCGTCGGAGGTTTAAAGATGGTAATAATGTTATTAGCAAAGGGAAGAGTCAGATCACTGAGGTTGTTTCTTCTAGTGGTAGACAACAATGGTCAAtggaagatggtgaagaagttGACCAGTTGATTCGTTGTTGGAGAAGTCAACCTATTGAACCTCCTCTTGGTGTTAATTTTAGGGATGTGATAAAGAAACAACATTGTATAGGGACTTGTTGTTACTCCTCTGGTGAGCTTCCTGACTCTGTTTCTTTAAAGAAGAAACTCGAAGATGGCTTGGGAATAATGGAGGAAGGATTAGAGGTTTCGGTCGGGTTTTCTAACTTGTTAAACGCAGGGCTTGATGTTTTCCTGAAGAGATTGATCAAACCGTGTCTTGAGTTAGCAGCTTCAAGGTCTAGAAGTAGCCAAGGAGAAGTATACTCTTCAGCATTTTCTCTAGTAGATCTTCAAGTAGCCATGGAGTTAAACCCGTCACTACTCGGGGAAGATTGGCCTGAAAAGCTCGAGAAGATCCGGTTTGTCAAACCAGATTTGCCTGCAGATTCAGACAGGCTACTAACCCTATAA
- the LOC104762812 gene encoding peroxidase 73-like, with translation MARFGLVLVVALSLTISMFPDTATAQLKTNFYGNSCPNVEQIVRTVVQQKVKQTFVTIPATLRLFFHDCFVNGCDASVMIQSTPTNKAEKDHPDNVSLAGDGFDVVIKAKKALDAIPSCRNKISCADILTLATRDVVVAAGGPSYPVELGRFDGLVSTAASVTGNLPGPNDKVTELNKLFAKNKLTQEDMIALSAAHTLGFAHCGKVFNRIYNFNRTHSVDPTLNKAYAKELQLACPKKVDPRIAINMDPTTPRKFDNLYFKNLQQGKGLFTSDQVLFTDGRSRPTVDAWAKNSVAFNKAFVTAMTKLGRVGVKTRRNGNIRRDCGVFN, from the exons ATGGCGCGGTTCGGTCTGGTTCTAGTCGTGGCTCTTAGTCTCACCATCTCCATGTTCCCGGACACAGCCACTGCTCAGCTCAAAACCAATTTCTACGGAAACTCATGTCCGAATGTTGAACAGATCGTGAGAACAGTCGTCCAACAAAAAGTCAAGCAGACCTTCGTCACCATCCCAGCTACCCTCCGTCTCTTCTTCCACGATTGCTTCGTCAAT ggATGTGATGCGTCGGTCATGATTCAGTCAACGCCTACGAACAAAGCTGAGAAGGATCATCCAGACAATGTGTCATTGGCTGGAGATGGATTTGACGTTGTGATCAAAGCCAAGAAAGCTCTTGACGCAATCCCAAGTTGCAGAAACAAGATTTCTTGTGCTGATATTCTTACTTTAGCCACCCGAGATGTTGTTGTTGCG GCCGGAGGACCGTCGTACCCAGTGGAACTCGGAAGGTTTGATGGTTTGGTGTCGACTGCAGCTAGCGTTACTGGAAACTTGCCAGGGCCAAATGACAAAGTTACAGAACTTAACAAGCTTTTTGCTAAAAACAAACTTACCCAAGAGGACATGATCGCTCTTTCAG CGGCTCACACACTTGGATTCGCCCATTGTGGCAAAGTTTTCAACAGAATCTACAACTTTAACCGTACTCACTCTGTTGACCCAACTCTAAACAAGGCCTACGCTAAAGAACTTCAATTGGCTTGTCCCAAGAAGGTTGACCCAAGAATTGCCATCAACATGGACCCAACCACTCCAAGAAAGTTCGACAACCTTTACTTCAAGAATCTGCAACAAGGCAAAGGACTCTTCACTTCCGACCAAGTTCTCTTCACCGATGGTCGCTCAAGGCCCACCGTTGATGCTTGGGCCAAGAACTCTGTTGCTTTCAACAAGGCGTTTGTGACCGCTATGACCAAACTCGGCCGCGTTGGAGTTAAGACTAGACGCAACGGTAACATCCGTCGCGACTGTGGCGTGTTTAACTAA